CCATGGTCATGACGCCATTTATTATCGTAGCCGTATGGCATGCTTTTCATAATAATTATGATAAACACAGGAAACTTGTGCATTGGGTATGGCCTGTGTGGATGTTTGTTTCGGTGAGTGGGGTAGTGGTCTATTGGATGCTCTATCGAATGTGAGAAGCTAAATTCTCATGCGGTTTTTAAGATCCGAATATTTTTGTTCGATAAAGGATTTGTAAGACAGGTAAGGTTCCTGAAACTTGTATTTTAGTTTGTTAGCTGTCGCGTCCATCAGATCGGCGATCATTTCTTTTTGAGGGTTATCGAGCGTAGAGAAATTCTGTTCATCACGATTAAACGTCACTCCGTCGCGTTCATATTTTTTGAGTTGAGATTCTAAAAGGAACTCGTAGCCTTTTTGAGAAGCATAAAGCCCGATCAACGGATGGGCTTCCATTGGCGCACTGTTAAGAGGGTGGTGAAGCGTGTCTTTATAACGGTCGAGAATCTCGTCTACCGAATCGCGGTTACGTGAACAACGTTTAAGCAAAATCGTGCCAAAGCTATGTTCGTAGGCTTCGGCTGCTTTCTCGACGCTGCCGGTGAGAAAATACAACGTTCCTAAATGGCTGAACGTGACGGCCAGTTTTTCGATTTCTATATTATAGAACGTTTCGTCTTCAAGAGGTGGTACCGTAATTGTTTTGGACAATTCAAACACGCGTTCAACATTGTCTTTTTGATTTTGTACAAAGCTGAAACTTACTTTACCCCGCGAATAACGTTCAGCTTTGAGAAGTGAGTCGCACCATTCGTGGCCAATCGTAATGGCTGTCTGATAATTCAGGAAATCTTTGCTGAGATTTTCGGCTTTTAAAATTCTGTCGAGGTAGCCGAGGCATTCTTCGTATTTTTGAGCGCGGATGAGAAAAAATACAAGCTGCGGCAATAAATAGGCGATCAGATCGATATTGGACAATTTCGCGACAACGTCTTCAATGATTGTAATTTGTTCAGTTTCTTCTTTTTCCTGGATACGATTGACCAATCGCTCGGTCGTAATGCGCAGCGCCTCTTCGATTTGTGCGCGAATAGCCTCTTTGACTCTAGAACCATCCCCGATCAATTTAAATACTTCGACCGCTCGCTCACAATACAGACTGCCATGGGCGTAATCCGTCGCTTCGAGGGCATCGACGGAAGCCTGACACAAATTGTAAATCAAAATAGTCAGGGCCTTGTCCGGGCGGAGTTCATTGGCTTTCAGAATATTGGATAAAATAACTGCTTTATCGCAGAAGTCTTTGGTCGGAAGGTTTTTGATTTTTCGAAAAACAATCGTCAGCAGCATCAGGAAAACCACTCGCTGATCCTTGATCAATTTAACCACGTATTCACGAAGAAATTCGTCTACTTTATTGCGGACAATATCGGGGTGTTCTGCAACGGCAGGTGCGTTCTTTTTGATGAAACGATTTTTAAGCGCGAGTAATTTAGTAAAATACGAGGATAACGCGAGTGCAAGCTGTTTCGATTTTTTTGCGTTAGGATTATAGATGTCTTCAATGACGCGGCGGTTGGTTTCGAACGTATTCAAAAGTTGCTGTGAGACCGAAAGATCTTTACTCTCTCGCAGGATGCTTAGCATGAGAAAGTGAGTTTCGGCAATGCAATCCCAGACAGAACGCCCGGAATAAACATCCAGTGTACTCAAAAAATCAACAAGAGCACGAAGCTCATAATTTTTTCGACGATTATTGGTAGCGGCAAATAACGGCTCAGAACTCATCAGAAGGATGCCTTTTTGAATTTGGTCTTGTAAGGAAGGAAATAGGGATGCGACTTCAAATTTTATAAATATTTCATCGTGATTGCAAGTGCTTTTTGGCTATAACAGCGCGTCCATTTTACGAGCGAGCGCAAAATCAAACTCGGTAATGCCGCCGACATCGTGCGTATTCAAGCCAACGGTTACACGGTTGTATACGTTCGACCAATCCGGGTGATGGTTCATGGATTCCGCATGTAAAGCCGCGCTTGTCATGAAGCCGAAAGCGCTTACAAAGTCATTGAACTTGAATTCTTTATGCAGTTTGCCGTGTACGTAAGCCCAACCCTTCAGGCTTTTTAATTGTATTTGGATTTCTGATTCGTCCAGCTTGGTTCGATTCATAAAAAAAAATTGATCCTGTTTAATTTAGAAAATATTATGTTTGATCCGTATCGAAACAATTGTCGAAGCAACAATCACATCCAGCGGTTTTTGATTTTTCTCTGTGTCCTAGTGTGAAATATGGGGCATTACTTATTTGCCGCAAAGCGTTTATTCACTTCTTCCCAATTAACGACGTTCCACCATGCGTTGATATAATCGGCGCGTTTGTTCTGGTATTTCAGGTAATACGCGTGTTCCCAGACATCGAGGCCCAGAAGCGGTCTACCTTTGAAATCAGCAATATCCATCAGGGGATTATCTTGATTAGGAGTTGAGCCGATTTCAAGTTTATCGTTGTTGATGACCAGCCAGGCCCAGCCGGAACCGAAACGCGACATGGCTGCGGCCGCGAATTTTGTTTTAAATTCATCGAAAGAACCGAAGGTGTTTTTGATCGCATCGGCCAGCACACCGGATGGCGCTCCACCTCCGCCCGGTTTCATACTGTTCCAGAACAGGGTGTGATTATAATGTCCGCCGCCGTTATTGCGAACGGCATTCCGGATTTTATCGGGAACCGCCGAACCGACATTCATGAGTAAAACATCTATACTTTCTTTGCCCATCGCTGGGAAATCCGCGATAGCGTTGTTCAAATTATCCACGTAAGCCTTGTGGTGCTTTCCGTAATGGATTTCCATCGTCAGCGTATCGATGTACGGATCCAGCGCGTCATAGGCGTACGGCAATTTCGGTAACTCATGTTTGGTCAATGTATCGCCGGTTTGAGTTTGCATAATAATTTCCGCAGAAACGATCGAAGGAGTGATCAAACTTCCGACCACAATCATGCCACCGGTTTTGAGAAATTCTCGGCGCGTTTTTTTCATATCAAAACCTTCTTTTTAAGTGGAAGAACTTATAGAGATTTAGGTTCGAAAATTTTTCGTGCGGTGGCCAGAACGATCATGCGGGGTACGAACCTTTGCATGTAAACCATTAATTTATTATTCCAGCCTTCGATGGCAATTTTCTTGTAGTTTTGAATGGCGCTAACCGTAACACGTGCGACATCATCGGCTTTGGCCGAGCGCGAACGGATACGAACGCGGTTGCTTCCAGCAATAACCTGGAAATTAGTTTTGGTACGACCCGGACAGGAAGCGATAACGCGAATGTCGGTGTCTTTAAGTTCGGATGCAATGGCGAGTGAAAAACTGGTGACAAAAGCTTTAGTGGCCGCGTACGTTGCCATGAACGGCACAGGCTGAAAGCTCGCGGTGGATGATATATTCACAATACAACCGTGATCGCGTTCTACCATGCCGGGTAAAAACTGTCGAGTCAACCGAACCAGCGATTGGATATTCAAGTCAATCATCTCACATTCTTTGTGGAGAATAGATTGATGAAAAAAACCATAGGATCCGAATCCGGCGTTATTAATAAGCAAATCGATGGCGATATCATTTTTTTTAAGTTCGGCAGCCAGGATGTCGTTGGAATCAGGTTGAGTCAGATCCAATGGTATGACAAGCGCCCTAACGTCCTGCGCCTGGATGTGTGCGGCAAGCGCTTCCAGTTTATCTTGCGAACGGGCGACAAGCACCTGCGCAACTTTGTGACGAGCCAATTCATGCGCCAGAGCTTCGCCGATTCCGCTTGATGCGCCTGTGATCAAAGCGAATTGATATGGAAACATAGTGGGCTTATTTTAATTTTTTCAAAGTAAGTAAAATTATCGTTTGTGGCAAGCGATGTATTTACAAATTCGTATTTGCATCGTTGCTGTTGATTTATTATTTTGACAATGGTTTTCCTGACACTTCATATCGGCACATCACTCATGAACCGTAGCTTATTTTGGTTTTTATTTTTATTGTTGTGGGCTTATTCGCTTCAGGCCTCCGATACAAAAAAAGGCGCCCGAGCATTGGGAATGGGCGGCGCTTATGTAGCGCTGGCCAATACGAATGACGCTTTTTATTACAATCC
This genomic interval from bacterium contains the following:
- a CDS encoding DUF420 domain-containing protein, yielding MVMTPFIIVAVWHAFHNNYDKHRKLVHWVWPVWMFVSVSGVVVYWMLYRM
- a CDS encoding 4a-hydroxytetrahydrobiopterin dehydratase is translated as MNRTKLDESEIQIQLKSLKGWAYVHGKLHKEFKFNDFVSAFGFMTSAALHAESMNHHPDWSNVYNRVTVGLNTHDVGGITEFDFALARKMDALL
- a CDS encoding superoxide dismutase — protein: MQTQTGDTLTKHELPKLPYAYDALDPYIDTLTMEIHYGKHHKAYVDNLNNAIADFPAMGKESIDVLLMNVGSAVPDKIRNAVRNNGGGHYNHTLFWNSMKPGGGGAPSGVLADAIKNTFGSFDEFKTKFAAAAMSRFGSGWAWLVINNDKLEIGSTPNQDNPLMDIADFKGRPLLGLDVWEHAYYLKYQNKRADYINAWWNVVNWEEVNKRFAANK
- a CDS encoding SDR family oxidoreductase — its product is MFPYQFALITGASSGIGEALAHELARHKVAQVLVARSQDKLEALAAHIQAQDVRALVIPLDLTQPDSNDILAAELKKNDIAIDLLINNAGFGSYGFFHQSILHKECEMIDLNIQSLVRLTRQFLPGMVERDHGCIVNISSTASFQPVPFMATYAATKAFVTSFSLAIASELKDTDIRVIASCPGRTKTNFQVIAGSNRVRIRSRSAKADDVARVTVSAIQNYKKIAIEGWNNKLMVYMQRFVPRMIVLATARKIFEPKSL